DNA sequence from the Malus domestica chromosome 11, GDT2T_hap1 genome:
GAAGAACTAGAAACACGTAGTGACCTGGTTTTTACACTGCCTGAGAGGATTCAGGAGATTCCAGATGGAACAGAAGCTGCAGCCAAAAAAGCTGGGGGTTGGGGAACTTCAGCATCccataaaaatatcaaatttgatTCATCAGGTAATCAATgatttttattcctttttttatttttctggtgTTATAGTTTTCAATGAATGTGGCCTTTTGATAGATTATTAATACTAATGTGTTTCCTTACCATTCAGATGGGAACCTTGAAAGTGAATTTTTCCAGCAAACTGAAGAATCGAGTCAATTCAGGAAGGAGTATGAAATGCGGAAAATGAAACAGGCATATAACGTTCCTGATTAATTTAGTTTCTTTTACATATGTTCTGTGAGGCAAAAGAAAGTTATTTTGTCGGACAGTTGCTTGTGACTCTTGCGGTACATCACTGCTGTCATTTTGATTGATGAGTTCTCACTTGTGCAGGATGAAGGTCTAGATATCATCTCTGAAGGATTGGGTACTTTGAAAGATTTGGCCCATGATATGCATGAGGTTGGTTGATGCACATAACTCTGTTTCGTTTTCTTATTAGACTAATTCAGACATTGATCGTTGTTTCAATATGTTCAGGAAATGGATCGACAAGTCCCACTAATTGATGAGATAGATACAAAGGTGAGATTTTCTTCTCTAACTAGAATTCTAATCTTTCCAGTGACACCTGGGAGAATAATGTTGCAAAGATCTTATTAGTTCATTACTTAGTGACGGAGTTTTGATGCTTTTACAGGTGGACAAGGTTACATCTGACATAAAAAGTAATAATGTTAGGCTTAAGGAAAATCTAATCAAGGTAATTGTACCTACCTTAATGATCAGTTTTAATTGTTGCATCATACAGGCAGGGTTCTAATAATGAGAAACTTGGTTTGTTTTGCAGGTGAGGTCGAGCCGAAATTTCTGCATTGATATTATTTTGCTTTGTATTGTTCTGGGAATTGCCTTCTATCTA
Encoded proteins:
- the LOC103447946 gene encoding syntaxin-71-like translates to MSVIDILSRVDSICKKYDKYDVEKHRDLNPAGEDAFARHYARVDDEIQAAHLKAEKAAMESNRAVAVATYVEIRRTKARLMEELPKLRKLALKKVKGLSPEELETRSDLVFTLPERIQEIPDGTEAAAKKAGGWGTSASHKNIKFDSSDGNLESEFFQQTEESSQFRKEYEMRKMKQDEGLDIISEGLGTLKDLAHDMHEEMDRQVPLIDEIDTKVDKVTSDIKSNNVRLKENLIKVRSSRNFCIDIILLCIVLGIAFYLYNILR